Proteins encoded within one genomic window of Anopheles gambiae chromosome 3, idAnoGambNW_F1_1, whole genome shotgun sequence:
- the LOC3291796 gene encoding uncharacterized protein LOC3291796, whose translation MDSNKNQECCYGNGAGGGGIGLTVVIGADRIAKAVSAVKYQNQFNNNNLIEQENLMPPVQGRVVGMVPDDGSPSTNGQQNGVTANESPGKEKVHLAENGSTRHLASSIFTQSSSPAASAGSDALPDRLHPTLPECFLTGSTNNITNSFNPPTNGASPVSSSTGYTIQPPATSFDVAATSNGGTVVDFTNNSNAPEVDHPPLVAAANNDDTVDPADEGDFSDNNSLGNLSYASENGLVEEIILLPSNAYSDDDNASTSDDCIYAYRGGEPAGAAGQLLDLQGDLPPDDETDFLEMDFDPEPSSEMETFNRQQDGFLLGLDGEQYGAAAARPPEGQHGPEVDGGGGPRSPTNGAGQASPVQIAAATAAEQHEPKGNETGLYHQAAEVGEVRAPFAGPLPAVAQPEDPQSNAQQESRDQNATVSKSPEPAVNRTEAHKTGAIPKNLPIPVDRPPTLSSNSKNLRLDLTVHSDEPDFVETHRYQDCSLYYYQPAEFSASTSKRSKGLQQQQQQQENEAEEMHCLDCAEQEFLMRTKQDHPTRQRYCNSCNATKGEGRMRSSALKATDHRSVRSYAGPNRTAEAFYPRATEPRMDDEHGTVDDDELLDLRAEQIVFETLHKINTLKETPPTTAGPKAECVQSMAKGSLMPVLEKDDGAAKAQYDQIVPLVTHPMTQPKQSVTLYTVNCNEATITEAFMHLGLLPKESVLRQYATERLEADNAKMTIPQYLLHMSKRDCNYRKLIDVIKSCCDMEPLDVQYYPIDPFMDGPEIVQICSSEIAKHWNANTNLRQIIHFKHKHFHTLNVLGKIVNILRQPSRGRDTNYMISIPQYYKSGIIKIMRIAPPSW comes from the exons ATGGATAGCAACAAGAACCAGGAGTGCTGCTACGGCAACGGAgcgggcggtggtggtatCGGCCTCACGGTGGTCATCGGGGCGGACCGCATCGCGAAGGCGGTGTCGGCGGTGAAGTATCAGAACcagttcaacaacaacaacctgaTCGAGCAGGAAAATCTAATGCCACCGGTGCAGGGTCGCGTGGTTGGGATGGTGCCGGACGACGGGTCGCCCTCGACCAACGGCCAGCAGAATGGGGTGACGGCGAACGAGTCGCCGGGGAAGGAAAAGGTTCACCTGGCCGAGAATG GATCTACCCGCCACCTCGCATCGTCCATTTTCACGCAATCGTCCTCTCCGGCCGCCTCTGCGGGCAGTGACGCGCTGCCCGATCGGTTGCACCCGACCCTTCCGGAATGTTTCCTTACCGGCAGTACCAACAACATCACCAACAGCTTTAATCCCCCCACAAACGGCGCAAGCCCTGTGTCCTCATCCACCGGGTACACTATACAACCGCCCGCTACGTCCTTCGACGTGGCCGCTACCAGCAACGGTGGCACGGTCGTTGATTTTACCAACAACTCCAACGCACCGGAAGTGGACCATCCGCCGCTGGTGGCGGCCGCAAACAACGACGATACGGTCGACCCGGCGGACGAGGGTGACTTTTCCGACAACAATTCCCTCGGCAACCTGTCGTACGCTAGCGAGAACGGGCTGGTGGAGGAAATCATACTGCTGCCGAGCAACGCCTACTCCGACGATGACAATGCGTCCACGTCGGATGACTGTATCTATGCGTACCGGGGTGGTGAGCCGGCGGGGGCGGCAGGGCAACTGCTAGACCTGCAGGGCGATCTGCCGCCGGACGACGAGACGGACTTTCTCGAGATGGACTTCGATCCGGAGCCGAGCTCGGAGATGGAAACCTTTAACCGCCAGCAGGACGGGTTTCTGCTCGGGCTTGACGGTGAGCAGTATGGTGCGGCGGCAGCCCGACCTCCGGAAGGTCAGCATGGGCCGGaagttgatggtggtggtggtccacGATCACCGACGAACGGAGCGGGGCAGGCTTCGCCGGTACAAATCGCCgcggcaacagcagcggaACAGCACGAACCGAAGGGCAATGAAACGGGTTTATATCATCAAGCGGCCGAAGTGGGTGAAGTACGAGCACCTTTCGCTGGTCCTTTACCGGCAGTGGCACAACCAGAGGACCCGCAATCGAACGCTCAGCAAGAAAGTAGAGATCAAAATGCCACGGTAAGCAAAAGCCCCGAACCGGCCGTGAACCGAACGGAAGCTCACAAAACGGGTGCCATTCCGAAGAACTTACCGATCCCGGTGGATCGACCCCCAACCTTATCCTCCAACTCGAAGAACCTTCGGCTCGACCTAACGGTGCATTCGGACGAACCGGATTTTGTCGAGACGCACCGGTATCAAGATTGCTCGCTGTACTACTATCAACCGGCCGAATTTTCTGCCAGCACTAGCAAGCGATCGAAAggcttgcagcagcagcagcagcagcaggaaaatgAAGCAGAAGAAATGCACTGTTTGGACTGTGCAGAGCAAGAGTTCCTAATGCGCACGAAGCAGGACCACCCTACCAGGCAGCGGTACTGTAACAGTTGCAATGCGACAAAAGGAGAGGGCAGGATGCGATCTTCAGCATTGAAAGCTACGGATCATCGCTCGGTGCGATCGTACGCTGGGCCAAACCGAACGGCGGAAGCGTTCTATCCCCGTGCAACGGAACCACGGATGGACGACGAGCACGGTACGGTGGACGATGATGAGCTGCTCGATCTGCGTGCGGAACAGATCGTGTTTGAGACGCTGCACAAAATTAACACACTGAAGGAAACGCCACCAACAACGGCTGGGCCGAAGGCAGAGTGTGTGCAAAGCATGGCAAAGGGATCGCTCATGCCTGTGCTGGAGAAGGATGATGGTGCGGCCAAAGCACAGTACGATCAGATAGTACCGCTCGTCACCCATCCAATG ACACAACCCAAGCAGAGTGTAACGCTGTACACGGTGAACTGCAACGAAGCGACAATAACGGAAGCTTTT ATGCACCTTGGCCTTTTACCGAAGGAGAGCGTACTGCGGCAGTACGCAACGGAGCGGCTCGAGGCGGACAATGCCAAAATGACCATACCGCAGTATCTGCTGCACATGTCGAAGCGCGACTGCAACTACCGGAAGCTGATCGACGTCATCAAATCCTGCTGTGATATGGAACCGCTGGACGTTCAATACTATCCG ATCGAT
- the LOC133393992 gene encoding SUN domain-containing protein 3 — MPEHQQKNLAVYMLCVLLAALTVFQIYVSENSTTQQIQDRKFLEEVTNARMQAHPSNSEQSKDVGQYKVTGGQTDSKVQCFEEMEILNDRLSLLEQLNFDKLGPTDYAARVFGGEVVSVVPTSRHRGSLLSRVRTAFSSMYDNYYQMQCIIQDCGTCFALEGSSGSIVIKLVKSVALNAITIEHIPKSALPVRTDVYSALKEFSVWGINNPESTGKEIYFGTYTFDYMTTFLETFELDLDQPVSGVRFVRVDIHSNHGEKFTCIYRIRVHGTPEE; from the exons ATGCCGGAACATCAACAGAAGAATTTGGCCGTGTACATGTTGTGCGTTTTGCTGGCTGCTCTCACCGTGTTTCAGATATATGTGAGTGAAAACAGCACAACACAGCAAATACAAGACCGGAAATTTCTAGAGGAGGTAACGAACGCCCGTATGCAAGCGCATCCATCC AATTCGGAACAAAGCAAGGATGTTGGCCAATACAAAGTAACTGGTGGACAAACCGATTCCAAAGTACAATGTTTTGAAGAGATGGAAATCCTCAACGATAGACTTTCTCTGTTGGAGCAGCTCAACTTCGACAAGCTCGGACCGACCGATTATGCGGCGCGGGTCTTTGGTGGAGAGGTCGTGTCGGTCGTTCCAACATCGCGGCATCGTGGCTCCCTTCTGAGTCGTGTTCGTACGGCGTTTTCTTCGATGTACGACAACTACTATCAGATGCAGTGCATTATACAG GACTGTGGTACATGCTTTGCACTCGAGGGAAGCTCCGGATCGATAGTGATTAAACTGGTGAAGAGTGTCGCCTTGAACGCAATTACGATTGAACACATCCCAAAATCAGCGCTGCCAGTTAGGACGGATGTTTACAGTGCTTTGAAAGAGTTTTCCGTTTGG GGCATCAACAATCCAGAGAGCACCGGGAAGGAGATTTACTTCGGGACCTACACCTTTGATTATATGACCACGTTTTTAGAAACGTTTGAACTCGATCTGGATCAACCAGTGTCTGGTGTTCGTTTTGTGAGAGTTGATATCCATTCCAATCATGGGGAAAAGTTTACCTGCATTTACCG GATTCGTGTACATGGAACACCGGAAGAATGA